The Pyrodictium delaneyi genome contains a region encoding:
- the ppsA gene encoding phosphoenolpyruvate synthase, translated as MSEQRPLIIWIENLRAKDVDLAGGKGANLGELVSAGVPVPPGFVVTTEAYWRFMKVTGLWEKIKNILDGINVEDTKALDEASRKIREMILKAEVPEEIAKAIKNSYRELAKRVGVEEPLVAVRSSASAEDLPEASFAGQQDTFLNVKGEDAVVEKVKACWASLFTARAIFYRAQQGIDDSKVGMAVVVQKMVNSRSAGVMFTIHPATGDPNVIVIESSWGLGEAVVGGKVTPDEFIIDKKTLEIVEKKINPKNIMITYDPERGENVVIELPKEKALAPSLSDEEAKILAKYGIKIEQHYGNPMDIEWAIDKDIKPPNNIFIVQARHETVWSRKMKEGKVEEKESGTEAVEGGRILVRGLPASPGVATGVARVILDPHGPEAQQFQKGDILVTKMTDPDWVPLMKKAAAIVTDEGGMTSHAAIVSRELGIPAIVGTGNATQVIKTGMLITVDASRGVVYEGKVEIGKSKKEEEKGTGVSAEALRELYPVTATKIYMNLGEPDVIDKYVDLPFDGIGLMRIEFILTDWIGYHPVYLLETGKADFFVQRLAEGIAKVASAIYPRPVVVRFSDFKTNEYRGLRGGEKYEPEERNPMLGWRGVSRYIHPAYEKAFRLEVRAIKKVRDEMGLKNVWVMLPFVRTTWEVERVLNIMAEEGLERNKDFKVWIMAEIPSVVLLADEFAKLVDGFSIGSNDLTQLVLGVDRDSQLLAGMGYFDERDPAVLKAIKMLIEAAHRHGRTVSICGQAPSVYPEIVEFLVANGIDSISVNPDAVIPTRRLVASIEKKIMLRRLETIEKMLRSLNT; from the coding sequence CTAATAATCTGGATTGAGAACTTACGTGCCAAGGATGTTGACCTGGCTGGCGGTAAGGGTGCCAACTTAGGCGAGCTGGTTTCAGCTGGCGTCCCGGTCCCGCCGGGCTTTGTTGTTACAACTGAGGCGTATTGGCGCTTCATGAAAGTAACTGGCCTCTGGGAAAAAATCAAGAACATTCTTGACGGTATTAATGTAGAAGATACTAAGGCTCTTGACGAGGCAAGTCGGAAAATTAGAGAGATGATATTAAAGGCCGAGGTTCCAGAAGAAATAGCCAAAGCCATAAAGAATTCATATAGAGAACTAGCAAAGCGTGTGGGTGTAGAGGAGCCACTAGTTGCTGTTCGAAGTAGCGCTTCTGCAGAGGACCTCCCCGAGGCCAGTTTTGCTGGACAACAAGATACATTCCTCAACGTCAAGGGTGAGGATGCAGTAGTCGAGAAGGTCAAGGCTTGTTGGGCCAGCCTTTTCACAGCTCGCGCGATATTCTATAGGGCTCAGCAGGGGATAGACGATTCCAAGGTAGGTATGGCTGTAGTGGTCCAGAAAATGGTTAACTCACGCTCAGCTGGTGTCATGTTCACAATACACCCCGCAACTGGTGACCCAAACGTAATAGTTATAGAATCCAGCTGGGGCCTTGGCGAGGCAGTAGTAGGAGGTAAGGTTACACCCGACGAATTCATAATCGATAAGAAGACGCTCGAGATAGTTGAGAAGAAGATTAATCCTAAGAATATAATGATAACCTATGATCCCGAGCGTGGCGAAAACGTAGTAATAGAGCTGCCCAAGGAGAAGGCTCTTGCACCCAGCTTGAGCGATGAAGAGGCTAAGATACTGGCTAAGTATGGTATAAAGATAGAGCAGCACTACGGCAATCCTATGGACATTGAGTGGGCCATCGATAAGGACATAAAGCCGCCCAACAATATCTTCATAGTGCAGGCTCGCCATGAGACAGTCTGGAGCAGGAAGATGAAAGAGGGTAAAGTCGAGGAGAAAGAGAGTGGTACTGAGGCGGTTGAGGGTGGTCGAATCCTAGTACGCGGTCTGCCGGCAAGTCCGGGTGTAGCAACTGGTGTAGCTCGGGTAATCCTTGACCCGCACGGCCCTGAGGCCCAGCAGTTCCAGAAGGGTGACATACTCGTAACAAAGATGACAGACCCTGACTGGGTTCCATTAATGAAGAAAGCGGCTGCAATAGTCACAGACGAAGGTGGTATGACGAGCCACGCCGCTATAGTGTCCCGCGAGCTGGGCATACCAGCTATAGTGGGTACAGGAAATGCTACACAAGTAATAAAGACTGGAATGCTCATTACAGTCGATGCTAGCCGTGGCGTCGTCTACGAGGGCAAGGTAGAGATAGGTAAGAGTAAGAAAGAAGAGGAGAAGGGTACTGGGGTAAGCGCTGAAGCACTCCGTGAGCTATATCCTGTAACAGCGACAAAGATCTACATGAACCTTGGCGAGCCAGATGTAATAGACAAGTATGTAGACTTGCCCTTCGATGGTATAGGGCTTATGAGGATAGAATTCATACTAACTGATTGGATAGGATACCATCCAGTATACCTCCTAGAAACCGGGAAGGCAGACTTCTTCGTACAGAGGCTGGCGGAGGGTATAGCCAAAGTCGCGAGCGCAATATACCCGCGCCCCGTGGTAGTGAGATTTAGCGATTTCAAGACTAACGAGTACCGTGGCCTCCGCGGAGGTGAGAAGTACGAGCCGGAAGAGCGTAATCCGATGCTAGGCTGGCGTGGTGTCTCTAGATACATCCATCCAGCATACGAGAAAGCATTCCGGCTAGAAGTGAGGGCTATAAAGAAGGTACGCGATGAGATGGGGCTCAAGAACGTTTGGGTAATGCTACCTTTCGTGAGAACGACATGGGAGGTAGAAAGAGTACTAAACATAATGGCTGAAGAAGGACTGGAGAGGAACAAAGACTTCAAGGTATGGATAATGGCGGAGATTCCAAGCGTGGTTCTACTAGCAGACGAGTTTGCGAAGCTAGTAGACGGTTTCAGCATAGGCAGCAACGACCTAACACAGCTAGTCTTAGGAGTTGATCGTGACTCACAACTACTTGCTGGGATGGGTTACTTCGATGAGCGTGATCCAGCAGTACTAAAAGCGATTAAGATGCTCATTGAGGCTGCACACCGTCATGGCCGCACAGTCTCGATATGTGGTCAAGCTCCAAGCGTGTACCCAGAAATAGTAGAGTTCCTAGTAGCTAACGGGATCGATAGTATAAGCGTCAACCCAGATGCTGTTATACCAACGAGAAGGCTAGTAGCCTCAATAGAGAAGAAGATTATGCTCCGTAGACTCGAAACGATCGAAAAAATGCTACGGAGCCTAAACACATAA
- a CDS encoding MarC family protein yields MLSANLEPINIDHLVRSMLVLFIAIDPLGNAPLFYGLTATLSDEKRRVIVRQSCKIATIILIVFAIGGDMLLSYFGLSVADFRISGGIILLIYGIAGILGWTEASMIKHPEEAETIAVVPLATPLLAGPAAIATVLYIKAVYGIEYALVGIAVNTLITFVMLNNSQKLMDILGRNGAIALSKIMSILLAAIAIAMIREGVLEIMGG; encoded by the coding sequence ATGCTGAGCGCAAATCTAGAACCAATAAACATTGACCACCTAGTACGCTCGATGCTAGTACTCTTCATAGCCATAGACCCCCTCGGCAACGCCCCCCTGTTCTACGGTCTTACAGCAACTCTATCCGATGAGAAAAGACGTGTAATAGTCCGCCAAAGCTGCAAGATAGCAACAATAATACTAATAGTCTTCGCCATAGGAGGCGATATGCTGCTCTCATACTTTGGCTTATCTGTGGCTGATTTCAGAATATCTGGTGGCATAATCCTATTAATCTACGGTATTGCTGGAATTCTTGGCTGGACAGAAGCATCCATGATAAAACATCCCGAGGAAGCAGAAACTATAGCTGTCGTACCACTAGCTACACCATTACTCGCAGGTCCCGCTGCCATTGCAACAGTCTTGTACATAAAGGCAGTCTATGGAATAGAATACGCTCTCGTAGGTATTGCGGTGAACACCTTGATAACGTTCGTTATGCTCAACAACAGCCAAAAACTCATGGATATACTTGGCCGGAACGGCGCCATAGCATTATCAAAGATAATGTCTATACTGCTTGCAGCGATAGCTATTGCTATGATAAGAGAGGGAGTACTCGAAATAATGGGAGGTTAG